TCGGTAATAAATTATTGAGAAGAGTGGGGAGATATTGAGAGAGAGAAGGGTGGAACCGCCCCCTGGGGAGCGGTTGTCATTACCGATTAATTTGCCACTAGCCGATAAATTTCACCACACTCTCATCCGGGTCGCGGCCCTGGCCGGCATCGCGCAGGCGCTGAAGGTAAGCCTCCCAGTTGGACGAATAGTTTTCAGCTAGTTCGTGCAAATACTCCCAGGTAAAAATACCGGTGTCATGGCCATCGTCGAAATCGATTTTTAGCGCATAGCGGCCAGCCGCCTCCACCGTATCGATACCCACATGTATTTTGCCACTGACCAGCACCGGTTCGCTGGCACCGTGGCCACGCACTTCGGCGCTGGGGGAGTAGACGCGTAGGTACTCTGCCGGCAAGGTAA
This DNA window, taken from Microbulbifer sp. MKSA007, encodes the following:
- a CDS encoding DUF971 domain-containing protein, whose product is MKPQKIRLNRAEKSLHLVFGDAEFTLPAEYLRVYSPSAEVRGHGASEPVLVSGKIHVGIDTVEAAGRYALKIDFDDGHDTGIFTWEYLHELAENYSSNWEAYLQRLRDAGQGRDPDESVVKFIG